The following proteins are encoded in a genomic region of Mycobacterium sp. 155:
- a CDS encoding DNA gyrase subunit A yields MTATLDIPEQNRDLVLDQSADDYWNHYQLTFALYSVSDRAIPSAFDGLKPGQRRLLYQMHDSKLLPGNKPQKSSKVCSAVTGNLHPHGGASMYGAAALMAADFQRVKVIDGQGAFPRIQGDIPAADRYTEMRLSAPGAALTAELDDHAVPMVATFDGEWTEPTVLPARWPVLLCNGAVGIAEGWATKVPAHNPREVMAACRALLKTPNMTDDRLIKLIPGPDWGCGSTVVGTAGLREYITTGRGAFTVRGTVSVDGKNCIITELPPGVASNTVQDRIRALVESGELSGVADMSDLTDRRNGLRIVVTAKRGYSAETIREQLLALTPLESTFAASLVALDEDRVPRWWSVRELISAFLHLRDSVVVRRSEYRLEKVTARRHLVAGLMLIHLDIDTAVAVIRNSDTVDEARQGLQERFGIDAGQADYVLALQLRRLTRLDVIELQAEAEKLDAEFAELTELVSNPDARRAVIDNELVETAKLFKGPEFDRRTVLDFEATPTASSADEDGPRERKVNAAWRLDDRGVFSDSHGELLTSGLGWAVWTDGRIKFTNGNGLPFKIRDIPVAPDITGLLRSGVLTPGYHLGLVTRRGRILRIDPAAVNPQGTAGNGVAGVKLTADDPGDEVIAALPITCENGEAILSTSEKGWKVTEVADIPVKGRGGAGVGFHPFVGGEDALLSASVSPTGFVRGGKAVRAEKRAKASAKGSGTDVSPAP; encoded by the coding sequence GTGACCGCCACTCTCGATATTCCTGAACAGAACCGGGACCTGGTGCTCGACCAGAGCGCCGACGACTACTGGAACCACTACCAGCTGACCTTCGCTCTCTACAGCGTCAGCGATCGCGCCATCCCTTCGGCATTCGACGGACTCAAGCCCGGTCAACGCCGTCTGCTCTATCAGATGCACGACTCGAAACTGCTGCCGGGCAACAAACCGCAGAAGTCCTCGAAGGTGTGCTCGGCCGTCACCGGCAACCTGCACCCACACGGTGGCGCGTCGATGTACGGGGCCGCGGCGCTGATGGCCGCCGACTTCCAGCGCGTGAAAGTCATTGACGGGCAAGGTGCTTTCCCCCGTATTCAAGGTGATATTCCCGCTGCCGACCGCTACACCGAAATGCGATTGTCGGCACCCGGCGCGGCGCTGACCGCCGAACTCGACGATCACGCGGTGCCTATGGTGGCGACGTTCGACGGCGAGTGGACCGAGCCAACGGTGCTGCCGGCCCGGTGGCCGGTGCTGCTGTGCAACGGCGCGGTCGGCATCGCCGAGGGGTGGGCCACCAAGGTGCCGGCCCACAATCCCCGCGAGGTCATGGCCGCGTGCCGAGCACTGCTGAAAACCCCGAACATGACCGACGACAGGTTGATAAAGCTCATTCCCGGACCCGACTGGGGCTGTGGGTCCACCGTGGTCGGCACAGCCGGGCTGCGGGAGTACATCACCACCGGTCGTGGTGCGTTCACGGTGCGTGGCACGGTGTCTGTCGACGGAAAGAACTGCATCATCACCGAACTGCCGCCCGGTGTGGCGAGTAACACTGTGCAGGACAGGATCCGAGCCCTTGTCGAATCCGGCGAGCTGTCCGGTGTCGCGGACATGTCCGATCTGACCGACCGCCGCAACGGCCTACGCATCGTCGTCACCGCCAAACGCGGCTACAGCGCCGAAACCATCCGCGAGCAGCTGCTCGCGTTGACACCGCTGGAATCGACGTTCGCCGCCAGCCTGGTGGCCCTCGACGAAGACCGGGTGCCACGCTGGTGGTCGGTGCGCGAGTTGATCTCGGCCTTCCTGCACCTGCGCGATTCAGTGGTGGTGCGCCGCAGCGAGTATCGGCTGGAGAAGGTCACCGCACGGCGCCATCTGGTGGCCGGCCTGATGCTAATCCACCTCGATATTGATACTGCCGTCGCGGTTATTCGAAACTCCGACACCGTCGACGAGGCCCGCCAAGGGCTGCAAGAGCGGTTCGGTATCGACGCCGGGCAGGCCGATTACGTTCTGGCGCTGCAGCTGCGGCGCTTGACACGGCTCGACGTGATCGAACTGCAAGCCGAGGCCGAGAAGCTGGACGCCGAGTTCGCCGAGCTGACCGAGCTGGTGTCGAACCCCGACGCGCGGCGAGCGGTCATCGACAACGAGCTCGTGGAGACGGCAAAACTGTTCAAAGGTCCCGAATTCGACCGTCGGACCGTGCTGGACTTTGAAGCTACCCCGACGGCATCGAGCGCCGATGAGGACGGCCCCCGCGAACGCAAGGTCAATGCCGCTTGGCGCCTTGATGACCGGGGTGTGTTCTCCGACAGTCACGGCGAACTGCTCACCTCAGGCCTGGGTTGGGCGGTGTGGACCGACGGACGGATCAAATTCACCAACGGAAACGGCTTGCCGTTCAAGATCCGCGACATCCCGGTCGCCCCCGACATCACCGGACTCCTGCGTTCCGGCGTGCTGACACCGGGGTACCACCTGGGGCTGGTGACGCGACGCGGCAGGATTCTGCGTATCGACCCCGCCGCGGTGAATCCGCAGGGTACGGCAGGAAACGGCGTGGCCGGTGTGAAGCTGACCGCTGATGACCCCGGCGACGAGGTGATCGCCGCTCTGCCGATCACGTGCGAAAACGGAGAAGCGATCCTGTCAACGTCCGAAAAGGGTTGGAAAGTCACCGAAGTCGCTGACATCCCAGTAAAAGGCCGTGGCGGCGCAGGTGTCGGGTTCCACCCGTTCGTGGGCGGCGAGGACGCGCTGCTGTCGGCGTCGGTCTCCCCAACCGGGTTTGTGCGCGGCGGGAAGGCGGTGCGGGCCGAGAAGCGTGCGAAGGCTTCGGCGAAGGGGTCGGGCACTGACGTATCGCCTGCGCCGTAG
- a CDS encoding SDR family NAD(P)-dependent oxidoreductase, protein MSDGRVVVVTGAARGIGRASAVAFARAGYRVAGADIAALASSAMDYEPATRDDLARTGTLVEEAGGEWMSVVFDQRDISAVRDGFSAVVERFGGIDVVFANAGIQGFAPLLEMSDELWHDQIDINLTGTANVLRVAAPLLVDRGAGRVIITSSTQGQHGTLDGSGYSASKWGLIGLMKSAGLELGKYGITVNALIPGLVNTVLTRHEERYAQIIRTGGNEPSGNLEEDEQSAAGSMKKKLPLGVPWVEPEDVAPLAVFLASDEARMVTGTSFAATAGDSANITA, encoded by the coding sequence ATGAGTGACGGCCGGGTAGTCGTGGTGACAGGCGCGGCCCGCGGGATTGGACGTGCCAGTGCGGTCGCGTTCGCCCGGGCTGGTTATCGGGTTGCGGGCGCTGACATTGCGGCGCTTGCCAGTTCCGCGATGGACTACGAGCCCGCTACACGCGACGACCTCGCCCGCACAGGAACACTCGTCGAGGAGGCTGGCGGCGAGTGGATGTCCGTGGTGTTCGATCAGCGGGATATATCGGCCGTCCGCGACGGGTTCTCGGCAGTCGTAGAGCGGTTCGGGGGCATCGACGTCGTGTTCGCCAACGCTGGTATTCAGGGCTTTGCTCCGCTGCTGGAGATGAGTGACGAGCTCTGGCATGACCAGATCGACATCAACTTGACCGGTACCGCCAACGTGCTGCGTGTTGCCGCTCCGCTGCTGGTGGATCGTGGTGCAGGTCGCGTCATCATCACGTCCTCGACACAGGGGCAGCACGGCACCCTGGATGGGAGCGGGTACTCAGCGTCGAAGTGGGGCCTGATCGGGTTGATGAAGTCCGCAGGCCTGGAGCTGGGGAAGTACGGGATCACGGTCAACGCGCTGATCCCCGGATTGGTCAATACTGTGCTGACACGGCACGAGGAACGGTACGCACAGATCATCCGCACCGGCGGAAACGAACCTTCCGGCAATCTGGAGGAAGACGAGCAGTCCGCGGCAGGCAGCATGAAAAAGAAGCTGCCCCTGGGCGTTCCGTGGGTCGAACCCGAAGACGTCGCGCCGCTAGCGGTGTTCCTCGCGTCCGATGAAGCACGGATGGTGACGGGGACCAGCTTCGCCGCCACAGCAGGAGACAGTGCCAACATCACGGCATAA
- a CDS encoding dodecin translates to MNEHVYRVIEVVGSSSDGIDAAIRNAVARASQTVRELDWFEVQQIRGHLADGAVKHFQVTIKVGFRLESAAD, encoded by the coding sequence GTGAACGAGCACGTCTACCGTGTCATCGAGGTCGTGGGAAGTTCGTCGGACGGCATCGACGCGGCGATCCGTAACGCCGTCGCACGCGCTTCGCAAACCGTGCGCGAACTGGACTGGTTCGAGGTGCAGCAGATCCGCGGGCACCTCGCTGACGGCGCGGTCAAGCACTTTCAAGTCACTATCAAGGTCGGATTCCGGTTGGAATCCGCGGCCGACTGA
- a CDS encoding serine/threonine-protein kinase codes for MAEVDPLTTQPDPMVRIPEELQAAGFEQVVEIGRGGFGVVYRCLQPALDRTVAVKVLLADLGTENVERFLREQRAMGRLSGHPHITNVLHVGTTTSGRPFIVMQYHSRGSLDTRIREHGPLGWPEALSLGVKLAGALETAHQAGILHRDVKPANILLTDYGQPQLTDFGIARMAGGYETGTGVITGSPAFTAPEVLGGRSPSAASDIYGLGATLFCAITGHAAFERRHGEQVIAQFLRITSEPTPILRGGDIPAEVSAAIASAMAVDPPDRPSTAAAFGEQLRYAQRLGGLIVDELALPTVSDTQRSEATQRSDTRAAPVLTAPRSISITPPVPLTRFHPPSPSRPLIDRDRLIETLRSGAGRQLTLIHGPAGYGKTTLAGQWSALLAEQGAAVAWLSIDTDDNNVVWFLTHLIEAIRQVRPTLAGELGRVLEEHGDQAERYVLTSLINEIHQSGETVAVVVDDWHLVSDPAAIAAMEFMLDSGCHHLQVIVTSRTKAGLPLGRLRVRDELIEIDAAALRFDVDEARAFLVERGGLSLADSAVAGLAEATEGWVAGLQLASLSLRESSDPDTLIGQMSGRHRAVGEFLAENVLNGLDPKILDFLLATSVAERICGSLASALIGARGGQAMLEQVEQRDLFLRRLDEEGQWFQYHHLFAQYLRQRLDRDQPGRIDDLHDTASAWFAEHGMLSEAVDHALAADDPGRAVELVERDGMELLEQGRMFTLLGLVAKLPPRRVSQSPRLQLTLAWANNAAVSPVPAQAAVTGARALLTAQPGDDAGLADLRVEADIIQADIHVISDRIDGVEQLVAECLSRPDTLPAWVVSCAADDAVFASLFRFDFDAARRRHQWALPYHARTRGPLSVVYGYRFAGLAASEQLDMTAAEDLFREGLRLAITAGDQHSYTARIASALLGDLLYERGEIAEAERLLDLSQELGAENGTVDFMIARYTTGARIKALRGDLVAAAQYLNEGAQVAESLSVRRLRAAVEHERVRLHLPAAAGLAASPRIDHAARRDPVDGIDEVTLQLEEATAIRLLLNETQPERLDLAITWAREWVDKLEGRGRDRALLQAKRLLVTCLAVAGQDTEALQLLSATAAVCAEHRMVRFLLDEGPPVRALLATLRRELQANRWKPDWAPVPSSFLDDSLGSDL; via the coding sequence ATGGCCGAAGTCGATCCGCTGACAACCCAGCCCGATCCGATGGTGCGGATACCCGAGGAATTGCAGGCCGCGGGTTTCGAACAAGTGGTCGAGATTGGGCGAGGCGGATTCGGTGTGGTCTACCGCTGTCTACAACCAGCCCTGGACCGGACGGTGGCGGTCAAGGTACTCCTCGCGGATCTGGGTACAGAGAATGTGGAACGGTTCCTGCGCGAACAACGGGCCATGGGCCGGTTATCGGGCCATCCGCACATCACCAACGTGTTACACGTCGGGACAACAACTTCTGGTCGTCCATTCATCGTTATGCAGTACCACTCGCGGGGCTCGCTGGACACCCGGATCCGCGAGCATGGTCCGCTCGGCTGGCCCGAGGCCCTGTCGCTGGGCGTCAAGCTAGCCGGAGCACTCGAGACTGCACACCAGGCGGGGATCCTGCACCGGGATGTGAAACCGGCGAACATCTTGCTCACCGATTACGGTCAGCCACAGCTGACCGATTTCGGCATCGCCCGGATGGCGGGCGGATATGAGACAGGCACCGGCGTGATCACCGGATCGCCCGCCTTCACTGCCCCGGAGGTCTTGGGGGGCCGGTCACCATCGGCTGCCTCCGATATCTACGGTCTGGGCGCCACGTTGTTTTGCGCGATCACCGGGCATGCCGCGTTCGAGCGGCGCCACGGTGAACAGGTGATCGCCCAGTTTCTGAGGATCACCAGCGAACCGACGCCGATCCTGCGCGGTGGAGATATCCCCGCCGAAGTCTCGGCGGCCATCGCATCGGCGATGGCCGTCGATCCCCCAGACCGGCCGAGTACAGCAGCGGCATTCGGGGAGCAACTGCGGTACGCACAGCGCCTCGGCGGGCTGATCGTCGACGAACTGGCGCTACCCACGGTGTCCGATACACAGCGATCTGAGGCTACGCAGCGATCTGACACGCGCGCCGCGCCAGTTTTGACCGCCCCCCGCTCCATTTCGATCACACCGCCGGTCCCACTGACCCGGTTTCATCCGCCCAGCCCGTCGCGGCCGCTGATCGACCGGGACCGATTGATCGAGACCCTGCGTAGCGGGGCTGGTCGGCAACTGACCCTCATCCATGGCCCGGCCGGGTACGGCAAAACCACGCTGGCCGGACAATGGAGCGCACTGCTCGCGGAGCAAGGGGCGGCGGTGGCCTGGTTGTCGATCGATACCGACGACAACAACGTGGTGTGGTTCCTCACTCACCTCATCGAGGCCATCCGCCAGGTCAGACCCACCCTCGCCGGTGAACTGGGGCGGGTGCTCGAGGAGCATGGCGATCAGGCCGAGCGGTATGTGCTGACCTCGCTGATCAACGAAATCCACCAGAGCGGTGAGACGGTGGCGGTGGTCGTCGACGACTGGCACCTCGTCTCCGATCCGGCGGCCATCGCGGCGATGGAATTCATGCTCGACAGCGGCTGCCATCACCTACAGGTGATCGTGACCAGTCGCACGAAAGCCGGTCTGCCACTGGGGCGTCTGCGTGTGCGAGACGAGCTCATCGAAATCGACGCCGCCGCACTGCGTTTCGACGTCGACGAGGCGCGGGCGTTTCTGGTTGAGCGCGGCGGTCTGTCGTTGGCGGATTCAGCGGTCGCCGGGCTGGCCGAGGCAACCGAGGGCTGGGTTGCCGGTTTACAGCTCGCGTCGCTATCGCTGCGGGAATCGTCAGACCCGGACACCCTCATCGGGCAAATGTCGGGACGCCATCGTGCGGTCGGGGAGTTTTTGGCCGAGAACGTCCTGAACGGCCTCGACCCGAAGATACTCGACTTCTTGTTGGCGACGTCGGTGGCTGAACGGATCTGCGGCTCGCTCGCCTCCGCGCTCATCGGCGCCCGAGGCGGGCAGGCGATGCTGGAACAGGTTGAACAACGCGATTTGTTCCTTCGCCGGCTCGACGAGGAGGGGCAGTGGTTTCAATACCACCATCTGTTCGCGCAGTATCTGCGGCAACGCCTTGACCGCGATCAACCGGGCCGCATCGATGATCTTCACGACACCGCGTCCGCATGGTTCGCGGAGCACGGGATGCTCAGCGAAGCCGTCGATCATGCCTTGGCCGCAGATGATCCGGGACGAGCTGTCGAGCTGGTCGAACGCGACGGTATGGAGTTACTTGAGCAAGGGCGGATGTTCACGTTGCTCGGGCTGGTGGCAAAACTGCCGCCTCGGCGGGTGAGTCAAAGCCCACGACTGCAGCTCACCCTCGCCTGGGCCAACAACGCGGCGGTCTCCCCAGTGCCCGCGCAGGCCGCCGTGACTGGCGCGCGCGCCCTGCTCACGGCGCAACCGGGTGACGACGCCGGACTCGCCGATCTGCGGGTAGAGGCCGACATCATTCAGGCCGATATCCATGTCATCAGCGATCGGATCGACGGTGTCGAACAGCTTGTCGCCGAGTGCTTGTCGCGCCCAGATACGTTGCCTGCCTGGGTGGTCTCCTGTGCGGCCGACGACGCAGTGTTCGCCAGTCTGTTCCGGTTCGATTTCGACGCCGCACGTCGCCGCCACCAATGGGCTCTGCCCTATCACGCACGCACCCGCGGGCCACTGTCGGTGGTGTACGGCTATCGCTTTGCCGGGCTCGCCGCCTCCGAGCAACTCGACATGACCGCCGCCGAAGACCTCTTCCGTGAGGGTCTTCGGTTGGCCATAACCGCCGGAGATCAGCACTCCTACACCGCCCGCATCGCCTCCGCTCTACTGGGGGATCTGCTATATGAGCGCGGCGAGATCGCCGAGGCCGAGCGACTTCTCGACCTGAGCCAAGAACTTGGCGCCGAGAACGGCACTGTTGACTTCATGATCGCGCGTTATACGACCGGCGCTCGGATCAAGGCTCTGCGCGGTGACCTCGTTGCCGCGGCACAGTATCTCAATGAGGGGGCGCAGGTCGCCGAGTCCCTGTCGGTGCGACGCCTGCGCGCTGCTGTCGAGCACGAACGTGTCCGCTTACACCTGCCCGCCGCTGCCGGACTGGCCGCTTCGCCGCGGATCGATCACGCCGCTCGCCGCGATCCCGTCGACGGCATCGACGAGGTCACCCTGCAGCTGGAGGAGGCCACCGCTATCCGGCTGCTGCTCAACGAGACTCAACCCGAGCGTCTCGACCTGGCCATCACCTGGGCGCGGGAATGGGTGGACAAGTTGGAGGGACGCGGACGGGACAGGGCGCTGCTGCAAGCCAAGCGACTCCTGGTGACCTGCCTGGCGGTGGCCGGTCAGGACACAGAGGCGCTGCAGCTGCTGTCAGCGACGGCGGCCGTATGCGCCGAGCACCGGATGGTCCGGTTCCTCCTCGATGAGGGGCCACCGGTCCGTGCATTGCTCGCGACGTTACGCCGCGAGTTGCAGGCGAACCGGTGGAAACCCGACTGGGCGCCGGTCCCGTCGTCTTTCCTGGACGACAGTCTCGGCTCGGATCTGTGA
- a CDS encoding pyridoxamine 5'-phosphate oxidase family protein translates to MYTAGPPVTVLGEDECWSLLSSLSLGRFVTCLDGQPEIFPVNFATQRPTVLFRTAEGTKLFGAATDSIVAFEADYHDAALTYGWSVVVKGRAHVLSTSAEIGEAEQAHLRPWTPTQKLHYVRVDASEITGRRFKFGPEPEHAVVYDRSIT, encoded by the coding sequence ATGTATACTGCGGGACCACCAGTGACTGTGCTCGGCGAAGACGAGTGCTGGAGCCTTCTGTCGAGCTTGTCGTTAGGCCGGTTCGTCACCTGCCTGGACGGGCAGCCTGAAATCTTCCCAGTCAACTTCGCCACCCAACGTCCTACGGTGCTGTTCCGAACTGCCGAGGGCACCAAGCTCTTCGGCGCAGCGACCGACTCTATCGTGGCTTTCGAAGCCGACTACCACGATGCCGCACTCACCTACGGCTGGAGTGTCGTCGTCAAAGGCCGGGCGCACGTGTTGTCGACCAGCGCCGAAATCGGCGAAGCTGAGCAGGCGCACCTCCGGCCGTGGACCCCGACGCAAAAGCTTCACTATGTGCGGGTGGACGCCTCGGAGATCACTGGTCGCCGGTTCAAGTTCGGCCCGGAACCTGAGCACGCAGTCGTCTACGACCGAAGCATCACATAA
- a CDS encoding CdaR family transcriptional regulator: MTDPEPDDAIEELGALLESRVEELGHHIVDRIRADVAFYRDNDVVSDAQLLQAAIDNMRFVFLALANRTSFDTSPAAEVGRLRARAGVPRPAVMDAYRVAAHAVWDQTMEFCVDNPAISRATMLTATARFWEAQDCYTQAMTAAYHDTATQLAIDDAVERAALTEALLQGRSLGEYSLWDVAALLGLPARGPYIVVAARLPNIGQHALRSAAGMLRNLDVHSAWRLLPDLQMGIAYLPSSALLPGIIELLERVTTTDIGVSPIFNDLADTATSLRYARLALDAPTRRDGRVRLFDDSALGIAAVSAPEVTHKLSEIILGPFSSLSSDERLTLSETFATWLDHGGSISETADAMLCHPNTVRNRLRRIEERTGRSLTVPRELAELCLAFEVVERTAT, translated from the coding sequence ATGACCGACCCCGAACCCGACGACGCGATCGAAGAACTCGGCGCTCTACTGGAATCCCGTGTCGAGGAGCTGGGCCACCACATCGTGGACCGGATCCGTGCGGACGTTGCCTTCTACCGCGACAACGACGTGGTTTCCGACGCGCAACTGCTGCAAGCGGCGATCGACAACATGCGGTTTGTGTTTCTCGCGTTGGCGAACCGCACGTCCTTCGATACGTCACCGGCTGCCGAGGTTGGCAGACTCAGGGCTCGAGCGGGTGTGCCCAGACCCGCGGTGATGGACGCGTATCGGGTTGCTGCCCACGCAGTCTGGGACCAGACGATGGAGTTCTGCGTCGACAACCCGGCGATCAGCCGCGCGACCATGCTGACGGCCACCGCACGGTTCTGGGAAGCACAAGACTGCTACACCCAGGCGATGACCGCTGCGTATCATGACACCGCAACACAGCTCGCCATTGACGATGCGGTCGAGCGGGCGGCCCTGACCGAGGCGTTGCTCCAAGGTCGGTCCCTGGGGGAGTACAGCCTGTGGGATGTTGCGGCGCTGCTGGGGCTGCCCGCCCGCGGCCCCTATATTGTGGTCGCCGCGAGATTGCCGAACATCGGCCAGCACGCACTTCGCAGCGCCGCGGGCATGTTGCGTAACTTGGACGTGCACTCCGCGTGGCGTCTGCTTCCCGATCTCCAAATGGGTATCGCCTACCTGCCCTCCAGCGCATTGCTCCCCGGCATCATCGAGCTGCTGGAACGGGTGACGACCACCGATATCGGCGTCAGCCCGATTTTCAACGATCTTGCAGACACGGCGACCTCGCTGCGCTATGCCCGGTTGGCGCTCGACGCGCCGACCAGGCGGGATGGCAGGGTGCGTCTTTTCGACGATTCAGCGCTGGGTATCGCTGCGGTCAGCGCGCCGGAAGTGACCCACAAGCTCTCCGAGATAATCTTGGGCCCCTTCAGTTCGTTGTCCAGCGACGAACGACTCACCCTGAGTGAGACCTTCGCGACCTGGCTCGATCATGGCGGCTCAATCTCGGAGACCGCGGATGCCATGCTCTGTCATCCCAACACTGTGCGAAACCGGTTGCGGCGCATAGAGGAGCGCACGGGCCGCTCCCTGACCGTGCCGCGCGAACTCGCCGAACTGTGTCTCGCGTTCGAGGTAGTCGAACGCACCGCCACGTGA
- a CDS encoding DUF308 domain-containing protein has product MTASESPPVTIGTVAAILWRAAIVWGVLAVILGTLMLLWPKITVLAAAILFGAYLLAAGVAQVISAFGLDVSAGSRILLFVSGVLSVILAIMAFRHFSEGLGIWLLAIWIGVGFIFQGVSEVVLAVSYRDLPGKGWPIFSGVVSVAAGVTLLAWPINSIVTLAMVTGAFLIVIGLMQVVKAFQFRGGAKAVARHLSNEPASVHR; this is encoded by the coding sequence ATGACCGCATCTGAATCGCCGCCCGTGACAATCGGCACGGTGGCCGCGATTCTCTGGCGGGCCGCCATCGTATGGGGCGTGCTTGCCGTAATCCTCGGCACATTGATGTTGCTATGGCCGAAGATCACCGTCCTGGCCGCCGCCATCCTGTTCGGCGCCTATCTGCTGGCGGCGGGGGTCGCGCAGGTGATCTCCGCCTTTGGCCTCGACGTTTCGGCGGGAAGTCGAATCCTGCTCTTCGTCAGCGGCGTGCTGTCGGTGATCCTGGCGATCATGGCCTTCCGGCACTTTAGCGAGGGCCTGGGTATCTGGCTGCTGGCCATCTGGATCGGCGTCGGTTTCATCTTCCAGGGCGTCTCGGAGGTCGTTCTGGCAGTCAGCTACCGGGACTTGCCGGGCAAAGGCTGGCCGATCTTTTCTGGTGTGGTTTCGGTGGCGGCCGGTGTCACCCTGCTGGCTTGGCCGATCAACTCGATTGTCACACTGGCCATGGTCACCGGCGCTTTCCTCATTGTGATCGGCCTCATGCAGGTCGTGAAAGCCTTCCAGTTCCGCGGCGGTGCCAAGGCGGTGGCCCGCCATCTGAGCAACGAACCGGCCTCCGTACATCGATAA